One part of the Gemmatimonadaceae bacterium genome encodes these proteins:
- a CDS encoding ABC transporter substrate-binding protein, giving the protein MNAVCRILRAALAGTLLITGCRGSDRQDQNPGTLTVLYPVDERSWAFYVPAQFLVFLPLTERGQDGRMHGWLARSWEHSADWRTWTVRLRSDARWHDGRQVTAADAKFSLELLANPEIGAEAPNAYSVRVLDDTTFVVTFRQQPSEYWMYYDPMYPKHLLEKLDPGKYYEWDFWTNPIGNGPYRYVRHLPKTMIEFEANPDYIRGKPKIGRLVLKFGEPVVTELLSGNVDAIPWIQEADLLKLRGDERFRVYTSVKPDHIRAVIWNHRNPLFSERGVRHALTLAVDRRALLQTLNLPDAVPTFDVLFTHEQFYRGEFLAGLPSDRQRANALLDSVGWRDSNGDGVRDRNGRAFRFTAIVQPDQSFARAAVFIQSQLKEVGVHMEITTLDAHAAAARVKNGAFDAAVWVVNNSTAGDGGHRDYFGSSSRIGYRNAQAAALLESASVAFNPAQVDSFYRKLMPIFQAELPVTFLYPLVRTTLVHRRVRGLSSPYRDDPLWYAGELWLDGGRSGKDEK; this is encoded by the coding sequence ATGAACGCCGTATGCCGAATCCTCCGCGCCGCGCTTGCCGGGACTCTGCTCATCACGGGTTGCAGGGGGAGCGACCGCCAGGATCAGAACCCCGGCACTCTGACAGTCCTGTATCCGGTAGACGAGCGGAGCTGGGCGTTCTACGTCCCGGCGCAATTTCTCGTTTTCCTGCCGCTCACCGAGCGCGGGCAGGATGGGAGGATGCACGGCTGGCTCGCCCGGTCGTGGGAGCACTCGGCTGATTGGCGCACGTGGACGGTGCGCCTGCGTAGCGATGCCCGCTGGCACGATGGCCGTCAGGTAACCGCCGCCGACGCCAAGTTCTCGCTCGAGCTCCTGGCCAACCCGGAAATCGGCGCCGAGGCCCCCAACGCATATTCGGTCCGCGTGCTCGATGATACCACGTTCGTCGTGACATTCCGGCAGCAGCCTAGCGAATACTGGATGTACTACGATCCTATGTATCCCAAGCACCTGCTCGAGAAGCTCGATCCGGGCAAGTACTACGAGTGGGATTTCTGGACAAATCCGATCGGGAACGGACCCTACCGCTACGTTCGTCACTTGCCGAAGACGATGATCGAGTTCGAAGCGAACCCGGACTATATCCGCGGAAAACCGAAAATCGGGCGGCTGGTTCTCAAGTTCGGTGAGCCGGTGGTCACTGAACTTCTCAGCGGAAACGTTGACGCGATCCCGTGGATTCAGGAGGCAGACCTGCTGAAGCTTCGGGGAGACGAGCGGTTTCGTGTATATACATCCGTGAAGCCGGATCACATCCGGGCGGTGATCTGGAATCATCGCAATCCCCTCTTTTCCGAGCGCGGGGTACGGCATGCGTTGACACTGGCGGTTGACCGTCGCGCGTTGCTTCAGACGCTCAACCTTCCCGACGCGGTCCCGACGTTCGACGTGCTCTTCACACACGAGCAGTTCTACCGCGGCGAGTTTCTCGCGGGCCTGCCGTCCGATCGCCAGCGCGCGAACGCGCTCCTCGACAGCGTTGGTTGGCGCGACAGTAATGGCGATGGTGTGCGCGACCGCAACGGGCGGGCGTTCAGGTTCACCGCGATAGTTCAGCCGGATCAGAGCTTCGCGCGCGCGGCCGTCTTCATTCAGTCGCAGCTGAAAGAGGTGGGTGTCCACATGGAAATCACCACACTCGATGCGCATGCTGCTGCGGCGCGCGTCAAGAACGGAGCTTTCGATGCGGCTGTCTGGGTCGTCAACAACTCCACTGCGGGAGATGGCGGTCACCGCGACTACTTCGGATCCAGTTCGCGCATCGGGTATCGCAACGCGCAGGCGGCTGCCCTGCTCGAATCAGCTTCTGTGGCATTCAATCCTGCCCAAGTCGACAGCTTCTATCGCAAGCTCATGCCAATATTCCAGGCGGAGCTGCCCGTCACGTTTTTATATCCGCTGGTGCGAACGACTCTAGTGCACCGCCGTGTGCGCGGGCTGAGCAGCCCGTATCGTGACGACCCACTCTGGTACGCGGGGGAGCTCTGGCTCGACGGCGGGCGTTCAGGCAAGGACGAGAAATGA
- a CDS encoding ABC transporter substrate-binding protein encodes MAVPDASVMKPDAWDLDFLTFLPLATLNENGELEGRLARNWEHSQDWKELTFHLRTDVRWDDGKPVTARDVKFTLDLLAHPAVAEYTGLNATIVDDSTVRIRAAKPYYIDDLVYYPEHLLASLDPRKFWEWDFWTHPVGNGPFRFVRYLPERLIEFEANSGYYKTKPRIQRVILKFVGEAGLTELLSGNVDMARGEPGQIPRIASDPRFRIYNSVGLGASPIYWKADHPLFRDPRVRRALALAIDRLELVRFMNLPSDAPITDAVLTGRQFRRSEWPKPLPYDTAQARTLLGAAGWGDHDGDGILDKDGRPFRFSASVGSERGLPQLAVYVQAQLRRVGVEMEIRLFDSSVMWQKLRAGDFEAWMYIQQSGALRRDFGRNNPLGYANVQAFELLDRLQQTANPDEEDRIYREISEMFRADPPMVRLIPASRPWFVHRRVHGLSTPFHAAPDTYMEDLWVEK; translated from the coding sequence ATGGCTGTCCCGGACGCGAGCGTCATGAAACCCGACGCGTGGGACCTGGATTTCCTCACGTTCCTTCCACTCGCGACGTTGAACGAGAACGGCGAACTCGAGGGCCGGCTGGCCCGGAACTGGGAACATTCGCAGGACTGGAAGGAGCTGACTTTCCACTTGCGCACAGACGTCAGATGGGACGACGGCAAACCCGTCACCGCCCGGGACGTCAAGTTCACGCTGGATCTGCTCGCACATCCAGCCGTCGCGGAGTACACCGGACTCAACGCGACGATCGTCGACGACTCAACGGTGCGCATCCGGGCGGCGAAACCGTACTACATCGACGACCTCGTCTACTACCCTGAGCACCTACTGGCGTCACTCGACCCGCGCAAGTTCTGGGAGTGGGACTTCTGGACGCACCCGGTGGGGAACGGACCCTTTCGGTTCGTCCGCTACCTGCCCGAGAGACTGATCGAGTTCGAGGCGAATTCTGGCTATTACAAAACGAAGCCGCGAATTCAGCGCGTGATCCTGAAGTTCGTTGGCGAGGCGGGCCTGACTGAGCTGTTGAGCGGGAACGTGGACATGGCGCGGGGGGAGCCAGGTCAGATTCCGCGCATCGCGAGCGATCCGCGCTTCCGCATCTATAATAGTGTGGGCCTGGGCGCCTCCCCCATCTACTGGAAGGCCGATCATCCGCTCTTTCGAGATCCTCGCGTGCGGCGGGCTCTCGCTCTTGCGATTGATCGCCTCGAGCTGGTGCGCTTCATGAACCTCCCGTCCGATGCACCCATCACGGACGCGGTGCTTACGGGCAGGCAATTCCGCCGGAGCGAGTGGCCGAAGCCGCTTCCATACGACACAGCGCAGGCGCGGACCCTGCTCGGCGCTGCGGGTTGGGGTGACCATGACGGTGATGGCATCCTGGACAAGGACGGACGCCCTTTCCGCTTTAGTGCCAGCGTAGGAAGCGAACGTGGCCTCCCGCAACTGGCCGTGTACGTCCAGGCGCAGTTGCGACGCGTTGGGGTTGAGATGGAAATTCGGCTATTCGATTCGTCAGTGATGTGGCAGAAGCTACGCGCAGGTGATTTCGAGGCGTGGATGTATATCCAGCAATCAGGCGCATTGCGCAGAGATTTCGGGAGAAACAACCCGCTCGGGTACGCGAACGTTCAGGCATTCGAGCTGCTCGACCGTCTCCAGCAGACGGCTAATCCGGACGAGGAGGACCGGATTTATCGGGAGATCTCGGAAATGTTCCGAGCTGATCCTCCAATGGTTCGACTGATCCCAGCCTCGAGACCCTGGTTCGTCCACCGGCGAGTCCACGGTTTGAGCACGCCGTTTCACGCCGCGCCCGACACGTACATGGAGGATCTGTGGGTGGAGAAATGA